The following proteins come from a genomic window of Mycolicibacterium rufum:
- a CDS encoding adenylate/guanylate cyclase domain-containing protein, translating into MDDDPPGEPAGGQTPTPLRWLHSVNHHTGAVSFLRRARRALPGDPEFGDPLSVAGVGGPRAAARAADRLLQREAVTREVSLGALQVWQALTERVSGRPANAEVTLVFTDLVGFSTWSLRAGDDATLRLLRRVAQVVEPPLLESGGHIVKRMGDGLMAVFTDPATAVRAVLAARAGVKTVDLDGYTPRMRVGVHTGRPQRLGSDWLGVDVNLAARVMERATHGELVVSQATLERIAPEELERLAVTAKRLRRPVFAAKQDGVPDGFTMYRLRTRRQFSGDQEEDDAAAGA; encoded by the coding sequence GTGGACGACGACCCGCCGGGTGAGCCAGCAGGCGGTCAGACGCCGACACCGCTGCGCTGGCTGCACAGCGTCAATCACCACACCGGGGCGGTGTCCTTTCTGCGGCGTGCGCGTCGCGCACTGCCGGGCGATCCGGAGTTCGGTGATCCCCTGTCCGTCGCCGGTGTCGGCGGTCCCCGCGCCGCCGCGCGAGCAGCGGACCGGCTGTTGCAGCGCGAAGCGGTCACCCGCGAGGTCAGCCTCGGCGCGCTGCAGGTCTGGCAGGCCCTCACCGAGCGGGTCTCGGGGCGGCCGGCCAACGCCGAGGTGACGCTGGTCTTCACCGACCTGGTCGGATTCTCCACCTGGTCGCTGCGGGCCGGCGACGACGCGACCCTGCGGCTGCTGCGGCGCGTCGCCCAGGTGGTGGAGCCGCCGCTGCTCGAATCGGGCGGCCACATCGTCAAGCGGATGGGCGACGGGCTGATGGCCGTGTTCACCGACCCCGCGACGGCGGTGCGTGCGGTCCTCGCCGCCCGGGCGGGCGTGAAAACCGTTGATCTGGACGGCTATACACCGCGGATGCGGGTGGGCGTGCACACCGGGCGTCCGCAGCGTCTGGGCTCGGACTGGCTGGGCGTCGACGTGAACCTCGCCGCCCGGGTGATGGAGCGCGCCACCCACGGGGAACTCGTGGTCTCCCAGGCCACTCTCGAGCGGATCGCGCCGGAGGAACTGGAGCGCCTCGCGGTGACGGCCAAGCGCTTGCGCCGACCGGTGTTCGCCGCCAAGCAGGACGGCGTGCCCGACGGATTCACCATGTACCGGTTGAGAACTCGCAGGCAGTTCTCAGGCGACCAGGAGGAGGACGACGCCGCAGCGGGCGCATAG
- a CDS encoding oxygenase MpaB family protein: MRSTTMAGSDSPAAPLGPDSLTWKYFGDVRTGMLGVWIGAIQNMYPSLGAGVEDHSVLLREPLQRVARSVYPIMGVVYDGDRAAQTGEQIKGYHTTIKGVDAEGRRYHALDPETFYWAHATFFMLIIKTAEYFCGGLTEAEKRRLFDEHVQWYRMYGMSMRPVPSSWEEFCEYWERTCREDLEITRATRDIFTLRIPKPRFVLMPTPLWDQLFKPMVGAQRWIAAGVFDPAVREKAGMRWTPGDEVLLRLFGKLVELAFVAVPDEIRLHPRAVAAYRRVDGTLPPDAPLVEAPAFTGPPRERRGLPMHYVPRRKTLLDRAGALVHTTFALAALRPARGRTRVEAA, encoded by the coding sequence ATGCGATCAACGACGATGGCAGGCTCGGACAGCCCTGCGGCCCCGCTGGGTCCGGACTCGCTGACCTGGAAGTACTTCGGCGACGTGCGCACCGGCATGCTGGGCGTCTGGATCGGCGCGATCCAGAACATGTACCCCTCGCTCGGCGCCGGCGTCGAGGACCACTCCGTCCTCCTCCGCGAACCCCTGCAGCGGGTCGCTCGCTCGGTGTACCCGATCATGGGGGTGGTCTACGACGGCGATCGCGCGGCCCAGACCGGTGAGCAGATCAAGGGCTACCACACCACGATCAAGGGCGTCGACGCCGAGGGCCGGCGCTACCACGCGCTCGACCCCGAGACGTTCTACTGGGCGCACGCCACCTTCTTCATGCTGATCATCAAGACCGCGGAGTACTTCTGCGGCGGGCTCACCGAGGCCGAGAAGCGCCGACTGTTCGACGAGCACGTCCAGTGGTATCGCATGTACGGCATGAGCATGCGGCCGGTGCCGAGCTCGTGGGAGGAGTTCTGCGAGTACTGGGAACGCACCTGTCGCGAGGATCTCGAGATCACCAGAGCCACCCGCGACATCTTCACGCTGCGGATTCCGAAGCCGCGCTTCGTGTTGATGCCCACCCCGCTGTGGGATCAGCTGTTCAAGCCCATGGTCGGCGCCCAACGCTGGATCGCGGCGGGGGTGTTCGATCCCGCGGTGCGGGAGAAGGCCGGCATGCGGTGGACACCGGGCGACGAAGTGCTGCTGCGGCTGTTCGGCAAGCTGGTCGAGTTGGCGTTCGTCGCGGTGCCCGACGAGATCAGGTTGCATCCGCGGGCGGTGGCCGCCTACCGGCGCGTCGACGGCACGCTGCCCCCGGATGCGCCGTTGGTCGAGGCGCCCGCCTTCACCGGTCCGCCGCGTGAGCGTCGCGGGCTGCCGATGCACTACGTGCCGCGACGAAAGACCCTGCTGGACAGGGCCGGAGCGTTGGTGCACACGACGTTCGCGCTGGCGGCCCTGCGTCCTGCGCGCGGACGGACCCGCGTCGAGGCCGCCTGA
- a CDS encoding SDR family NAD(P)-dependent oxidoreductase, producing the protein MEFTNSTALVTGASGGIGEEFAVQLAARGANLILVARRAERLEALKETLSARHPGIVVDVVTADLAAPGSGADLYTRVHDLGRSVDVLVNNAGIGLHGAFATQEPDANAAQVQLNCGTLVDLTGRYLPQMVERRHGVVINVASTAAFQPTPGMAVYGATKAFVLSFTEALWQECRKTGVTVLALCPGATETEFFDRTGETFMTDGRQTVTEVVDTAFAALDKSSPTVVSGLRNAVLAAGYRMAPRKLLLAVSERMLKARN; encoded by the coding sequence GTGGAATTCACCAACAGCACGGCACTGGTCACCGGAGCCAGCGGCGGGATCGGCGAGGAGTTCGCCGTCCAACTCGCGGCACGGGGCGCGAACCTGATCCTGGTCGCCCGCCGCGCCGAACGACTCGAAGCGTTGAAGGAGACGTTGTCGGCCCGACACCCGGGCATCGTGGTCGACGTCGTCACCGCCGACCTCGCCGCGCCGGGATCGGGCGCCGACCTGTACACACGGGTGCATGACCTCGGGCGCAGCGTCGACGTCCTGGTCAACAACGCCGGCATCGGCCTGCACGGCGCCTTCGCCACCCAGGAACCCGACGCGAATGCCGCTCAGGTGCAATTGAATTGCGGCACGCTGGTCGATCTGACCGGACGCTACCTGCCGCAGATGGTCGAGCGGCGCCACGGTGTGGTGATCAATGTGGCGTCCACTGCGGCGTTCCAGCCCACCCCGGGCATGGCCGTGTACGGGGCGACCAAGGCGTTCGTGCTGTCCTTCACCGAGGCGCTCTGGCAGGAGTGTCGGAAGACCGGGGTGACGGTGCTCGCGCTGTGCCCGGGGGCGACCGAGACGGAGTTCTTCGACCGCACCGGTGAGACATTCATGACCGACGGACGGCAGACCGTCACCGAGGTCGTCGACACCGCGTTCGCCGCGCTGGACAAGTCGTCACCGACCGTCGTCTCCGGCCTGCGTAACGCCGTCCTGGCGGCGGGATACCGCATGGCGCCGAGAAAGCTCCTGCTGGCGGTCTCGGAGCGAATGCTGAAGGCGCGCAACTAG
- a CDS encoding PE-PPE domain-containing protein — translation MPLPVTPYDTLIVKAEYDGVADFPDRPLHLLADVNALMGARELHVDAAFSDILHEPTKYTITTNALGGTTTTVLIPTPLLPLLSPLRDAGASPQVLATMDKVLRPIINTAYRRPRWQVGIPETVRAPLPSAPADAGPATIPASTVLPTRHTHRAPATSRADRADTAHPTRLVARLQHSLRDRQQELSRRHAVSRRQDGVTQAGDDGR, via the coding sequence GTGCCTCTTCCCGTCACTCCCTACGACACCCTGATCGTCAAGGCCGAGTACGACGGCGTCGCTGATTTCCCCGACCGCCCGCTGCACCTGCTCGCCGACGTCAACGCCCTCATGGGCGCGAGGGAACTGCATGTCGACGCCGCATTCAGCGACATCCTTCACGAGCCGACGAAGTACACGATCACGACGAACGCCCTCGGCGGGACCACCACCACCGTCCTGATCCCGACCCCGCTGCTGCCCCTGCTCAGCCCGCTGCGGGATGCAGGCGCGTCGCCACAGGTGCTGGCGACGATGGACAAGGTCTTGCGCCCGATCATCAACACCGCCTACCGGCGCCCGAGGTGGCAGGTGGGCATTCCCGAAACCGTTCGCGCGCCGTTGCCCAGCGCACCGGCTGACGCGGGGCCGGCGACGATTCCGGCGAGCACCGTGCTACCGACGCGGCACACGCACAGGGCGCCCGCGACCTCCCGAGCCGACCGCGCCGACACCGCACACCCCACGAGACTAGTTGCGCGCCTTCAGCATTCGCTCCGAGACCGCCAGCAGGAGCTTTCTCGGCGCCATGCGGTATCCCGCCGCCAGGACGGCGTTACGCAGGCCGGAGACGACGGTCGGTGA